CTACATAGGAGATAATCTATTAAAAGTAACCATCGAAGAATTGAAAGAAATATTGAAATAGAATCCCCTTCAATAAAGGGGATTTTTACTTTCCATGCTCTCACTCCTTACCTTTGTTTTATCATTTCCTTCATTTTTCTCCAATCTCTATTTGGGGTGATTATGTTAAGCTTTTCTTACACAAAATATTTTATATCACCTGAGGCCTAAAAAATAAATTATTTTCATTAGAATGTTTTGTAAAATTATAAAAAATTTACTATAATATATTTTAAAAGTAGTGGGATAAATATAATTATAAAAAGTATTAAATCAATTAAAAGATAAGCTATACTTTAATGAGTGGTGAAAACTTTGAAAAAACGTCATCCTATGATAAATACTCTTTTAAACCTCAAAGGTAACACTAAAGCGTGTGTTTACACTGAACCGTTATGGGGGATTCCTTTTAATCTATATACTCCTTATGCTTCTGTATATATGTTCGCCTTGGGACTTGGAGATAGTCAAATAGGTCTTGTTGCAAGTATAGGACTGGCATTTCAAATATTATTTGCTTTATTAAGCGGTGCTATTACAGATAAACTTGGTAGAAGGAAAACCACTTTTATATTTGATATTATTGCATGGAGTGTTCCTTGTTTGATTTGGTTTTTTGCGAAAAACTTTACTTATTTTGTGGTTGCCGCAATAATAAACAGTGTTCAACGGGTAACTGCGAATTCGTGGACTTGCTTACTAGTTGAAGATGCTGAACAAGAAAAATTAGTGTATATTTATTCATGGGTTCATATGGCGGGATTAATAGCGGCTTTTTTTGCACCCATTGCTGGATTTTTTGTAGCAAAATTTGACGTTATTCCTGCTGTAAGGATTTTATATTTAATAGCTTTTGTAATGATGACTTCAAAATTTGTTATTCTTTATATTTTTTCTGAAGAAACTCAACAAGGGAAAAGAAGGCTTGAAGAAACTAAAAATGAACACATTTTTTCTTTGCTGAAACAATATGGTGGAGTATTAAAAATTATTTTAGAATCTCCACAAACATTATTGTCATTCGGTATTTTATTGGTAATGAGTATCGTGAATATGGTAAATACTACTTTTTGGCCGCTTTATATTACAGAAAAAATTGGAGTTTCGGTACAAATGGTTTCTTTATTTTATTTTTTACGCTCTGCAACTATCTTAGTTATTTATTTCATTATTATTCCGAAAATAAATTTATCTTTTTTTAAATATCCTCTTCTCATAGGTTTTAGCTTATTTATAGTCAGTCAAACTCTCCTAATCAGTGCTCCAGCGCATAGTTATATTATTTTAGTGGTAAGTACATTATTGGAAGCTTTTAGCTTATCTTTGATTAACCCTTTAACTGATTCCTTAACAATTATTAATGTTGATCCCAATGAAAGGGCTAGAATTATGGCAATTTTGCATGTAATAATGATAGCTTTAACTTCTCCATTTGGATGGATTGCTGGAATCCTTTCAGAAAAATGGAGACCATTGCCTTTTATATTGAATATCTTTCTTTTTGTAATAGGTATAATATTTACTTATTTTTTATCGTTAATTACTAAAAACAAGGATAAAATTAAAGAAGAGATAGTCTTTGTCGAAAAACCATTAAAATAAAACCATCAATGTTAAGAAATTTAAATATGTTATAATACTTATGAAACGGTACTTTTTAAAAATTGGATGAAAATATATAGGTACTTTAGAAATGATAATTTTCAGAAAATAAGCTTTTGAATTTAAAATGGGTACGGGGCATAGCCCTCTCCCCTTCCTTGCTAAGATATACACATAATAAGGATTTTGGAGGTTCTAAAGTAAGTATGAAAATATAATAACGGAGGTATGTGAAAAATGAGTGTACGGGATATAATAAAACAGAGAAGAACAATAAGAAAGTTTAAACAGGACTCTATAGATGATAGTATCTTAAAAGATTTAGTTGATTGTGCAAGGTTAGCTCCTTGTGCTTCAAATAAGCAACCTTTGGAATTCGTAGTGGTAAAAGATAAAAAAGTTTGTGCTAAAATTTTTGAAAATACTGGTTGGGCAGGTTATATATCTCCTAAATGGACACCAAATGAAGGAGAAAGGCCTACTGCATACATTGCCATTTTGGTTAATAAAGTTCGAGCAACAAAATGGATTGGGCACGATGTAGGTGCCGCATTTGAAAACATCGTTTTAGCAGCTTGGGAATTAGGAATAGGCAGTTGTATTATTGGATCCATAAAAAAAGAAAATGTTGCTAAGATTCTGAATGTTCCAGATGAATACGAAGTTGATACGATAATTGCCTTAGGATACAAAGGACATGAATCTTACGCTGAGAATAATGATGAAACTGTTAAATATTATATGGATGAAGAAGGTAATTTTCATGTGCCTAAAAGGCCACTTGAAAAAGTAATTCATTTTGATAGATTCTAAAAGATAAAATCTAAAAATTTTATGTGAATCAATGTTTAGGTACTTTAGAAATGATAATTTTCAGAAAATAAGTTTTTGAATTTAAAATGGGTCCAGGGCGGAGCCCTCCTCCCCTTCCTTCGGTACAAATACCGAAAAAGTCAAAAAATTAAGAATTAGCAAGGATTAGATAGGTACTTTAGAAATGATAATTTTCAGAAAATAAGTTTTTGAATTTAGAATGGGTCCAGGGCGGAGCCCTCCTCCCCTTCCTTCGGTACAAATACCGAAAAAGTTAAAAAATTAAGAATTAGCAAGGATTAGATAGGTACTTTAGAAATGATAATTTTTCAGAAAATAAGTTTTTGAATTTAAAATGGGTTCAGGGCGGAGCCCTCCTCCCCTCCCTTCGGTACAAATACCGAAAAAGTTAAAAAATTAAGAATTAGCAAGGATTAGAAGTGGGGAGGTATTTTATAAAAAGTTAAACACTAAAATATTTATAAAATGTGAAGTTTAGAATTTCTAAAATGAGTAAGGATTAGAGCTAAGGAGGTATTTTTGAAAAAATCAACGCTAAAACATACATATAATAAGGATTTCGGAATTTCTAAAGCGGTTATAAATCAATGTTATAAGGGAGGAAACAAATGTTTTTAATTTCTGATAAGAATAAATTAGCCCAAGGTGTTTACAGTATATGGGTAGAAGCTCCAAAAATAGCTCAACATGCTAAAGCGGGACAGTTTGTAATTGTAATAGCTCAGGAAGATGGAGAAAGAGTTCCTCTCACAATAGTAGATAAAAAAGGTGACAAGATAAGGCTTATCTTCCAAGTTGTGGGTAAAAGTACACAAAAAATGGCTGCTTTTGAGGATGGAGATTCTTTTGCTCATGTAGTAGGGCCTTTAGGAACACCTTCAGAAATAGATTATTATGGAACTGTTTTGTTAGTTGGGGGGGGTATAGGAGTTGCGCCTGTTTTTCCTATTTTGAAAGCATTAAAAGAAAAAGGGAATAGAGTAATTTCTATAATAGGTGCCAGAACCTCTGATCTTGTAATTTTAGAAGAAGAATTTTCACAATACTCTGATAAAGTACTAATTACTACAGATGATGGATCAAAAGGGATAAAGGGTTTAGTAACTGATGGGATGAGGAAAGTAGTTTCTGAAGGGGAAAAGATAGATAAAGCGTGGGCTATTGGTCCAGTTATTATGATGAAATATGCGACATTAACTGCTCAAGAATTGGGTTTTCCTATAATTGTTTCTTTGAACCCAATTATGGTCGATGGTACGGGGATGTGTGGAGGTTGTAGAGTAACTGTTGGAAACAATGTGAAGTTTGCTTGTGTTGATGGGCCTGAGTTTGAAGGGGAATTAGTTGAGTGGGACGAACTTTTAAAAAGGCTTGGGCAGTATAAGATAGAAGAAAAAACCGCCATCCAAGACCAGCCAAAAAAGCAACCTAAAAAAATTTTAAAAAACAAAGTTCCTATAAAAAAGCAACCTCCAGAGGTTAGAAAGCATAATTTTCAAGAAGTTGCATATGGTTATTGTTTAGAAGAGGCAATGATGGAAGCAGAAAGATGTTTACAATGTCCTGATAGCGCTTATAACTGTATAAAAGGATGTCCTGTAGGTATAGATATTCGTGGATTTATAAGAGAAATAAAAGAAGGAAACCTTGCCAAATCGGCAGAAATTTTGAAAAGTTACAATAACTTACCTGCCATATGTGGTCGCGTTTGTCCTCAAGAAAATCAATGTGAAGGAGCTTGTACCTTAGGTAAATCAGGAATTTTTGAACCAGTAGCTATTGGTAGGCTCGAAAGGTTTGTTGCAGATTGGGAACGTGTTCAAAGAAAAACAGAAGAAAAGAAAGAAGTAATTAAAATTAATGAATTTAGAGGCAAAGTAGCTGTTGTTGGAGCCGGACCTGCGGGTTTAACGGTGGCGGCAGATTTAGCTAAAATTGGATATTATGTGAAAATATTTGAGGCATTACACAAGCCTGGTGGGGTTCTTACTTATGGGATTCCTGAATTTAGGCTTCCAAAGCAGATAGTTTTCGAAGAAGTTGAATATGTTAAATCCTTAGGCGTTGAAATAGAAACGGATGTCGTAGTTGGTAAAACTATAACGATAGATGAACTGAGAGAAAATTTCGATGCAATTTTTATCGGTACTGGTGCGGGAACTCCAAAATTTTTAAATATCTCTGGTGAAAATTTAAACGGAGTTTATTCTTCAAGTGAGTTTTTAACAAGAGTAAATCTTATGAAAGCATATCAATTCCCTTTAGTGGATACTCCTGTTAAAAAAGGCAAAAATGTTGTTGTCGTTGGCGGGGGAAATGTAGCTATGGATGCTTCGAGATCTGCTTTAAGGCTTGGGGCAGAAAGTGTAACGGTAGTATACAGAAGAACGGAAGAAGAAATGCCTGCAAGAAAAGAAGAATATGAAAACGCTGTAGAAGAAGGCATCAATTTTATGTGGTTAACCAATCCTATAGAATGTAAGGGAGACGAGACTGGTAATTTAATTTCAATAATTTGTCAAAAGATGAAATTAGGTGAACCTGATTCTTCAGGAAGAAGAAGACCCGTACCAGTCGAAAATAGTGAAATAGAAATACCGGCAGATCTTTTTATAGTAGCTATTGGTCAAGAATCTAACAAAGTATTATTAAACGCTTTTCCAGAATTGAAACTGAATAAATGGGGATATATTGAAGCTGATCCAATCACGGGGGCTACTTCTATAGAAGGAATATACGCAGGAGGAGATATTGTTACCGGTGCAGCTACTGTTATAGAAGCAATGGGTGCAGGTAAAAGATCAGCAAAAGCGATAGATGAATACATTTCATCAAAGGTTGGTAAGATTTGATAGATTTCGAAAAAGCCAGAAAAAATATGGTTGAGTATCAATTAAAATTAAGAGGAATATATGACAAAAAAATTCTCAACGCTTTTATGAAGGTTAAGAGACATTTATTTGTTCCTGAAAGTATTCAAGAATACGCTTATGAAGATTGTGCTTTGCCTATAGGCGAAGGGCAAACTATTTCTCAGCCATATATAATAGCTCTTATGCTACAAATTTTAGAATTAAATGAAAATGATGTTGTTTTAGAAGTGGGGACTGGATCAGGGTATCAAACTGCTTTATTGGCTAATATTGTAAAATTTGTTTATTCTATTGAAAGAAACGAAATTTTAATGCAAAAAGCAAAAGAAAGGTTATTAAACTTAGGTTACAATAATATCTTTATTGAAATTGGAGATGGAACTAAAGGATGGCCCGAAAAAAATATTTCTTTTGATAAAATAATCGTATCAGCAGCAGCACCTAAGGTTCCAGAACCATTGTTTGAGCAACTTAAATCAACTGGGGTTATGGTAATTCCTATTGGTTCTAAAACTTACCAGAGGTTATGCAAAATTGTTAAGTTAAATGATGGAAGTATGCAAAGTGAAGATTACGATGGGTGTGTATTTGTTCCTTTGATAGGTGAATATGGTTGGTAATTACGAAATAAGCAGTCAAAAAGGCGCATCTATCTAATCTTATAAATGCGCCTTTTAATTATTTTAATTCAAATTATCATCTTTTAAAATATTCCTTTTTCGGAAACATTCTTCTTCAGGTATTTCTCCATTTGCAAATTTTCCATTCAATATTTCTAACGCTTCGTTCTTAGAACTTTGTTTTTCATAGTATTCATTTCCATTGATAATACCTCCTTTATATCCAGCAGATATGTGCAAGGTATAATTATTGTCTCTAAGTGTTTTAAAATTTATATTGAATAAGTATTAAATATACCTGTTTTTTAATTTGGACTAAAATGCTCTTATTTATGATATACTATATTTAAACTGATTTTTATTCCAAATTATTGAGGTGATTATATGGTAATAGAGTTTTATCATGATGTCTTATGTGCGTGGTGTTACGCGCTTTCTCCCAGATTAAGAAAAATTGTTAAAGAATATCCTGATATAGAAGTGATTCATAAAGCATTTCCTTTAGCTCCTGAACATAGAGATTTAAGTGAAATGTTTGGAAATAAATATAAAGCTAAGGAAGAGATTTTGAATCATTGGAGAGCTGCAAATGCAAATGACGATGAGCATAGAATAAATGCCGAACTTATGGCGATGAGAGATTTTGATTATCCTTATTCAATGCCTGGACTCATGAGTTGTAAAGCTGCCGAATTGCAGGGAGGACAAGAGGCTCATTGGGACTACTTCGATAGAGTTCAGAAAGCGCATTTAACAGACTGTGAAAATATTGCTGATCAAAATGTGTTAATAAATTGTGCAGAAACTATTGGATTAGACATAGATAAATTTATAGAAGATTTTCAAAGTGAAAAAGTAAGAAATATGGTTATGGAAGATTATGATTACGCAAGAAAAAGTGGTGTCACTGCTACTCCGACTCTTATAATAGATAGAAAATGGATAATAAGTGGAGCAGTAAAATATGAAGAATTAAAACAAGCAATAGAAGAAATAATAACTGGAAAATTAGAATAAAATATCCCGCTTATCGCGGGATATTTTATTCTAATATGGAAAAACTATTTCAGGAACTTCGAAAGAACCTATTTTTGAAGGATCAGTAGGAATTACCAGTTTTCCTTCTTTTATAAGTTTTGTCAAATATTCAATTTCAACAAAAAAACGTGTTGGAACCATGCTTCTTGTATATTTCATAGGACTAATGCTAACTCCACCTTCTTTTAAACCCAAACT
This genomic interval from Petrotoga sp. 9PWA.NaAc.5.4 contains the following:
- a CDS encoding protein-L-isoaspartate(D-aspartate) O-methyltransferase; this translates as MDFEKARKNMVEYQLKLRGIYDKKILNAFMKVKRHLFVPESIQEYAYEDCALPIGEGQTISQPYIIALMLQILELNENDVVLEVGTGSGYQTALLANIVKFVYSIERNEILMQKAKERLLNLGYNNIFIEIGDGTKGWPEKNISFDKIIVSAAAPKVPEPLFEQLKSTGVMVIPIGSKTYQRLCKIVKLNDGSMQSEDYDGCVFVPLIGEYGW
- a CDS encoding DsbA family protein, translated to MVIEFYHDVLCAWCYALSPRLRKIVKEYPDIEVIHKAFPLAPEHRDLSEMFGNKYKAKEEILNHWRAANANDDEHRINAELMAMRDFDYPYSMPGLMSCKAAELQGGQEAHWDYFDRVQKAHLTDCENIADQNVLINCAETIGLDIDKFIEDFQSEKVRNMVMEDYDYARKSGVTATPTLIIDRKWIISGAVKYEELKQAIEEIITGKLE
- a CDS encoding nitroreductase family protein; its protein translation is MSVRDIIKQRRTIRKFKQDSIDDSILKDLVDCARLAPCASNKQPLEFVVVKDKKVCAKIFENTGWAGYISPKWTPNEGERPTAYIAILVNKVRATKWIGHDVGAAFENIVLAAWELGIGSCIIGSIKKENVAKILNVPDEYEVDTIIALGYKGHESYAENNDETVKYYMDEEGNFHVPKRPLEKVIHFDRF
- a CDS encoding MFS transporter gives rise to the protein MKKRHPMINTLLNLKGNTKACVYTEPLWGIPFNLYTPYASVYMFALGLGDSQIGLVASIGLAFQILFALLSGAITDKLGRRKTTFIFDIIAWSVPCLIWFFAKNFTYFVVAAIINSVQRVTANSWTCLLVEDAEQEKLVYIYSWVHMAGLIAAFFAPIAGFFVAKFDVIPAVRILYLIAFVMMTSKFVILYIFSEETQQGKRRLEETKNEHIFSLLKQYGGVLKIILESPQTLLSFGILLVMSIVNMVNTTFWPLYITEKIGVSVQMVSLFYFLRSATILVIYFIIIPKINLSFFKYPLLIGFSLFIVSQTLLISAPAHSYIILVVSTLLEAFSLSLINPLTDSLTIINVDPNERARIMAILHVIMIALTSPFGWIAGILSEKWRPLPFILNIFLFVIGIIFTYFLSLITKNKDKIKEEIVFVEKPLK
- a CDS encoding bifunctional dihydroorotate dehydrogenase B NAD binding subunit/NADPH-dependent glutamate synthase — translated: MFLISDKNKLAQGVYSIWVEAPKIAQHAKAGQFVIVIAQEDGERVPLTIVDKKGDKIRLIFQVVGKSTQKMAAFEDGDSFAHVVGPLGTPSEIDYYGTVLLVGGGIGVAPVFPILKALKEKGNRVISIIGARTSDLVILEEEFSQYSDKVLITTDDGSKGIKGLVTDGMRKVVSEGEKIDKAWAIGPVIMMKYATLTAQELGFPIIVSLNPIMVDGTGMCGGCRVTVGNNVKFACVDGPEFEGELVEWDELLKRLGQYKIEEKTAIQDQPKKQPKKILKNKVPIKKQPPEVRKHNFQEVAYGYCLEEAMMEAERCLQCPDSAYNCIKGCPVGIDIRGFIREIKEGNLAKSAEILKSYNNLPAICGRVCPQENQCEGACTLGKSGIFEPVAIGRLERFVADWERVQRKTEEKKEVIKINEFRGKVAVVGAGPAGLTVAADLAKIGYYVKIFEALHKPGGVLTYGIPEFRLPKQIVFEEVEYVKSLGVEIETDVVVGKTITIDELRENFDAIFIGTGAGTPKFLNISGENLNGVYSSSEFLTRVNLMKAYQFPLVDTPVKKGKNVVVVGGGNVAMDASRSALRLGAESVTVVYRRTEEEMPARKEEYENAVEEGINFMWLTNPIECKGDETGNLISIICQKMKLGEPDSSGRRRPVPVENSEIEIPADLFIVAIGQESNKVLLNAFPELKLNKWGYIEADPITGATSIEGIYAGGDIVTGAATVIEAMGAGKRSAKAIDEYISSKVGKI